In the Gymnodinialimonas sp. 202GB13-11 genome, one interval contains:
- the urtA gene encoding urea ABC transporter substrate-binding protein encodes MKKLLLASALSLVSAHAASAEIRVGILHSLTGTMAISETTLRDVMLMLIEQQNAAGGLLGEEIVPVVVDPASDWPLFAERARELLTVHEVDVIFGAWTSVSRKSVLPVIEELNGLMFYPVQYEGEESSRNVFYTGAAPNQQAIPAVDYFLEELGVETFALLGTDYVYPRTTNRILEQYLLDAGIPQENIFVNYTPFGHSDWSSIVADVQALGEGGQQVGVISTINGDANIGFYNELAAAGIEADDIPVVAFSVGEEELAGLDTGPLVGHLAAWNYFQSADTPENEAFISAWHEFIGDESRPTNDPMEAHYIGFNMWVQAVEAAGTTDVDAVREAMYGLEVPNLTGGTAVMLPNHHLAKPVLIGEIEADGQFSIISQTDPVPGDAWTDFLPESAVLVSDWPGLECGMYNTETETCVQIQSNY; translated from the coding sequence ATGAAAAAACTACTTCTTGCCAGCGCATTGTCATTGGTTTCTGCCCATGCTGCATCCGCAGAAATCCGCGTTGGCATCCTGCATTCTCTGACCGGAACCATGGCAATTTCCGAGACCACGTTGCGCGATGTTATGCTGATGTTGATTGAACAGCAAAACGCGGCCGGCGGTCTTCTGGGTGAAGAAATCGTGCCGGTGGTCGTCGATCCCGCATCAGACTGGCCACTCTTCGCCGAGCGCGCGCGCGAGCTGTTGACCGTGCACGAAGTCGACGTGATTTTCGGCGCTTGGACATCCGTTTCGCGCAAATCGGTACTTCCCGTGATCGAGGAATTGAACGGCCTGATGTTCTACCCGGTCCAGTACGAAGGCGAAGAAAGCTCTCGCAACGTCTTTTACACCGGCGCCGCACCGAACCAGCAGGCGATCCCGGCAGTTGATTACTTCCTCGAAGAACTGGGCGTCGAAACATTCGCGCTTCTGGGCACCGACTACGTCTACCCTCGCACAACCAACCGCATCCTTGAGCAATATCTTCTGGATGCCGGCATTCCGCAGGAAAACATCTTCGTCAACTACACCCCCTTCGGCCATTCCGACTGGTCTTCCATTGTGGCGGATGTGCAGGCGCTGGGTGAAGGTGGGCAGCAGGTTGGCGTGATCTCAACCATTAACGGCGACGCCAACATCGGCTTCTACAACGAGCTGGCTGCGGCGGGCATCGAGGCCGACGACATCCCCGTCGTGGCGTTCTCTGTGGGCGAAGAAGAGCTTGCAGGTCTTGATACCGGCCCTCTCGTCGGTCACCTCGCGGCATGGAACTACTTCCAGTCCGCTGACACGCCCGAAAATGAGGCCTTCATCAGCGCATGGCATGAGTTCATTGGCGACGAAAGCCGCCCCACAAATGACCCTATGGAGGCGCATTACATTGGCTTCAATATGTGGGTTCAGGCTGTCGAGGCCGCTGGCACCACCGACGTCGATGCCGTGCGCGAGGCGATGTACGGCCTTGAGGTTCCAAATCTGACAGGTGGCACTGCCGTGATGCTGCCCAATCACCACCTCGCCAAGCCCGTTCTGATTGGTGAGATCGAGGCCGATGGTCAGTTCTCGATCATCAGCCAGACCGATCCGGTGCCGGGCGATGCCTGGACGGACTTCCTGCCCGAGTCAGCGGTTCTGGTGAGTGATTGGCCTGGTCTGGAATGCGGGATGTACAACACCGAGACAGAGACCTGCGTGCAGATCCAGTCGAACTACTGA